One genomic region from Aerosakkonema funiforme FACHB-1375 encodes:
- the infB gene encoding translation initiation factor IF-2 encodes MNNGKVRIYDLSRELNLDNKDILAICDQLRIPVKSHSSTITDESAERIRTVAEKYAAQHTSPSKSAPSHNKTHSQSPPSGPKPNAPKKQQILGIRQHQERPAVNPPKQLGAPVAIPPQPPVSQPTSLSMKPSAPTRPVRPSQNQEVVANDKGTPLKVQQIQQVQQVPPSRPAPEQPKLTEPPSRPVASPPNRQANQNQTDQPVKKKPKPAATGQQPVEKKVEGREDKREDKRQEKREERKQSLQESKPNRTTAPPAPPLPELQRPKPVVKPNPPSRPIRPAASEEADLRGDTAAEGEEIEETTALSEQELKRPQPPRPPKKAKNWEEEEEDLPSKAAKVKGAGKRSKQALFDEDEVDFDESDLEVLPPTIQVSLSVARPPKPKAPRSAPATAAAQAATKRQKEAPSRDGNAAKAARNRGREESAVDRPQKLVLIGSMTVQELAQALGVPDTEIVKRLFFKGMAVTITQSLDVPTVTMLANDLGVDVETAQKEAEASKGSEMIDVEDLDHLQRRPPVVTIMGHVDHGKTTLLDAIRESKVAQGEAGGITQHIGAYHVDVQHDGNTQQVVFLDTPGHEAFTAMRARGARVTDIAVLVVAADDGVQPQTIEAISHAKAAEVPIVVAINKIDKPDAQPDRVKQELTEFALVPEEWGGETIMVSVSAMQKQNLDSLLEMILLVAEVDEHLVANPNRSAKGTVIEANLDKSRGPVATLLVQNGTLRVGDILVAGSAFGKVRAMIDDRGNRVEAASPSFAVEVLGLSEVPAAGDEFDVFQDEKKARALAQERAEQQRQSRLMRGVTLTTLSAKAQEGELKELNLILKADVQGSAEAIVGSLQQLPQNQVQIRILLAAPGEITQTDVDLAAASNAVIVGFNTTLASGARQAADQAGVDVREYNIIYKLLEDIQGAMEGLLEPELVEEALGEAEVRAVFPVGRGAVAGCYIISGKAVRNCKVRVRRGGQVIYEGTLDSLKRMKEDAKEVNAGFECGIGIDKFNDWSVGDRIEAFKMVTKRRTLTPS; translated from the coding sequence ATGAACAACGGCAAAGTCAGAATTTACGATTTATCACGGGAACTTAATTTGGACAATAAGGATATTCTTGCAATTTGCGATCAGCTGCGGATTCCAGTCAAAAGTCACAGCAGCACTATTACCGACGAGTCCGCAGAACGCATTCGCACAGTTGCGGAGAAATATGCAGCCCAGCATACATCTCCCAGCAAATCGGCTCCATCTCACAATAAGACACACTCACAATCACCGCCATCGGGCCCAAAGCCCAATGCCCCAAAAAAACAGCAGATTTTGGGAATTCGCCAACATCAGGAGCGTCCTGCTGTTAACCCTCCGAAACAATTGGGAGCGCCCGTTGCTATCCCGCCCCAACCGCCAGTAAGTCAGCCAACGTCTTTATCTATGAAGCCGTCGGCACCTACTCGACCAGTACGCCCCAGCCAAAATCAGGAAGTTGTAGCGAACGACAAAGGCACACCCTTAAAGGTTCAGCAAATACAGCAAGTTCAGCAAGTTCCCCCTTCTCGTCCCGCACCAGAACAACCTAAGCTTACCGAACCTCCATCGAGACCAGTCGCCTCGCCACCCAACCGTCAGGCTAACCAAAACCAAACAGACCAACCTGTTAAGAAAAAGCCTAAGCCAGCCGCAACTGGGCAGCAGCCTGTCGAGAAAAAGGTAGAGGGAAGGGAAGATAAGCGGGAAGATAAAAGACAAGAGAAAAGAGAAGAGAGAAAGCAATCACTTCAGGAGTCGAAGCCTAACCGCACAACTGCACCACCAGCGCCACCCTTACCAGAACTACAGCGGCCCAAACCGGTGGTCAAACCGAATCCACCTAGCCGCCCCATCCGTCCTGCCGCATCTGAAGAAGCAGATCTCAGAGGAGATACAGCCGCAGAAGGTGAGGAAATAGAAGAAACGACAGCTTTGTCAGAGCAGGAACTGAAGCGACCGCAACCTCCCAGACCACCTAAAAAAGCGAAAAACTGGGAAGAGGAAGAAGAAGATTTGCCCAGCAAAGCGGCCAAAGTTAAAGGAGCTGGGAAACGCAGCAAGCAGGCACTTTTTGATGAGGATGAGGTTGATTTCGATGAAAGCGACCTCGAAGTTTTGCCTCCCACAATTCAAGTCAGTCTTTCAGTCGCTCGCCCGCCGAAGCCAAAAGCACCTCGATCGGCACCAGCAACCGCAGCAGCCCAAGCCGCTACAAAGCGTCAAAAGGAAGCTCCTTCCCGCGATGGTAACGCTGCTAAAGCAGCTCGCAACCGAGGTCGAGAAGAGTCCGCAGTCGATCGTCCTCAGAAGCTAGTTTTAATCGGTAGCATGACCGTGCAAGAGCTCGCGCAAGCTCTGGGAGTACCGGACACGGAAATTGTCAAGCGGCTGTTCTTTAAAGGTATGGCCGTTACCATTACTCAAAGCCTTGATGTCCCCACGGTGACTATGCTGGCCAACGATCTGGGTGTGGACGTGGAAACCGCCCAGAAGGAAGCTGAAGCGAGCAAAGGTAGCGAGATGATTGATGTGGAAGATCTGGATCATCTTCAGCGTCGTCCGCCTGTCGTCACAATCATGGGTCACGTAGACCACGGTAAAACTACTCTGTTGGATGCTATCCGCGAAAGCAAGGTGGCTCAGGGGGAAGCAGGCGGTATTACCCAGCATATCGGTGCTTATCATGTAGACGTACAGCACGATGGCAACACTCAGCAGGTAGTATTTCTGGATACGCCCGGTCACGAAGCATTTACCGCTATGCGAGCGCGTGGGGCAAGAGTTACAGATATCGCCGTACTGGTAGTAGCCGCAGATGATGGTGTCCAACCTCAGACGATCGAAGCGATCAGCCACGCTAAAGCCGCAGAAGTACCCATTGTCGTAGCAATTAACAAAATCGACAAACCAGACGCACAACCCGATCGCGTCAAGCAAGAACTGACGGAATTCGCTTTGGTACCAGAAGAATGGGGCGGCGAGACGATTATGGTTAGCGTCAGCGCAATGCAAAAACAAAACCTGGATTCCCTCCTGGAAATGATTCTCCTGGTAGCAGAAGTTGACGAACATCTCGTGGCCAACCCGAATCGCTCGGCCAAAGGAACGGTAATTGAAGCCAATTTGGATAAGTCAAGAGGCCCGGTTGCTACTTTGTTAGTGCAAAACGGTACTCTGCGAGTGGGTGATATCCTCGTAGCCGGTTCTGCCTTCGGTAAGGTGCGGGCGATGATCGACGATCGAGGCAATCGCGTGGAAGCCGCAAGTCCATCGTTTGCGGTGGAAGTATTGGGACTGAGCGAAGTTCCCGCCGCAGGCGATGAGTTCGACGTGTTCCAAGATGAAAAGAAAGCGCGTGCGCTTGCTCAAGAACGTGCCGAACAACAGCGACAATCTCGCCTGATGCGCGGAGTTACCCTCACAACCCTCTCGGCGAAAGCTCAAGAAGGCGAACTCAAGGAACTCAACCTCATCCTCAAAGCAGATGTTCAAGGTTCGGCAGAAGCAATTGTCGGCTCTCTGCAACAGCTGCCCCAGAATCAGGTGCAAATCCGTATCCTGCTAGCTGCCCCTGGCGAAATCACTCAAACAGACGTAGACTTGGCAGCAGCCAGCAACGCCGTCATCGTTGGTTTCAATACCACCTTGGCCAGCGGAGCCCGTCAAGCAGCCGACCAAGCGGGTGTAGATGTGCGCGAATACAACATCATCTACAAACTCCTGGAAGACATTCAAGGAGCGATGGAAGGCTTGCTGGAACCAGAATTGGTAGAAGAAGCTTTGGGCGAAGCGGAAGTACGTGCTGTCTTCCCAGTCGGTCGAGGGGCTGTCGCCGGTTGTTACATCATATCCGGCAAGGCGGTTCGCAACTGTAAAGTGCGCGTGCGCCGAGGCGGTCAGGTGATTTATGAAGGTACTCTCGATTCCCTCAAACGGATGAAAGAAGATGCCAAAGAAGTCAACGCCGGCTTTGAATGCGGTATCGGCATCGATAAGTTCAACGATTGGTCTGTGGGCGACCGAATTGAAGCGTTCAAGATGGTCACCAAGCGCCGTACTCTCACTCCTAGTTAA